TTACTCCCTGTCTGAAACACTTACCTCTGCGTACCCTCAGGGATGTGCAAAAGCGGTGTTTAATTGCACTGGGAGCAGTAACAACTTCTTGCAGAACTCTGAAGTCTCTCCAGAATTTCCACCATCCATCATAGGCATAAAACACATGAACTACTATTTAAGATTTTATATGAACAAGTTTTCTAACTGCATAACGCAAATCATTTCTTATGGTTATTGAAGAGTAATTCTTGATATGATGCTCTACAACTTCTCTAAAAGAACACAGAAGTTTCTAAGACAGAACTGAAGAGCTTTACTGGTAACCTCAATACTCGGAGGAGAAAACCCACAGGGCTAAAACACAGGGAACAGCAACACACTGTACCTGCTGCCCTGAAGTAGGGAGCGTCTGTGCTTGTTGAAGTCAGGCTTTTTGCAAATGTGGACTGTGGCTGTGAATGCTTCGTGGCCATCAAAGATCCTGCtgtgagaggggaaaaaaaaaaaaggagaaagtggTATTTTTAGAATAAAGTGCACCAGGAACGGTTTGATTTCAGCACATtggttgaaagaaaaaaaaaaaaaaacaacacggAAAgtgcaataataataaaaatgtaagtcAGGTTTCCCATTGTATAAATAATAAGATGTAAACATTAAATATCAAAGACGAGCAGAAGTGATTTACACCTTTCAGACAACCCGTGCTGATGTTCCAGCTCAGCCTTGTTTTCTCACTGCTCATTTCCCGCCGCGTTCGCACCGcgcactgcagctgctcctcacgCGGAGCTGCGGCACGGGGCCGCGCCCGGGCAACGGTGCCGCCCGGTGAGCGTCAGGAGGCACCGCTCCGCCGCCCACCTCCAGGCCGCGCGTCTGAGGTCAGCCCCGccagcagccccggccccgcccgaCCACCCCGAGAGCGGCAGCCGCCGCGCTGAGGCTCCGCCAGGCCCGCCCTGCCCGTCCCCACCGCCCTCCCCAGCCCGGCCGGGGCATCGCGCTCACCGCGGCCGGAGAGGAGGTAGAGCTGCGACACGAAGAGCGCGACGCCGCAGAGCCGCCGCAGCGCGCTTTGCCCCGCCGGCGCCGCCATTTTGTCTGCCGCCGCCTCACGGCCGGCGCCTGCCCGGAGAGGGGCGGAGCGCGCCCGCCCGCAGGCGGTGCTCGGGGCCGAACCCGGCAGAGCGGTTGTGCTTCCCTCCCGCCTTTCCTCAGCGCCGCTGTCCTTCACGTGCTTCTCCCCGCATAGAGTTAGAGCATGTCCTGCAGGTCCTCTAAAAACTGCCACGGCTACAGCACGGATACACGTGTTAAAGCCCGGTACTGGAAAGGGCGGGAAGCTCATCTTAAACTACTGCCCCTCAGTGCTGGAGCCCGAACACATCACGGGTCATGGAAGGTGAATGTAGcccacacaaaacaaaactttcacaGATAAGAATATATGcttaaaaatagagaaaagttACCCCAATCATCTGACATTAATTCTGTAAAGCTTTCCCCATCCTCCTTCCTACAGTtcgcttttcttttttctgtgggTGGCAATCAGTTAAAGCTGGGTCACAAGCCAACTAGCACGGCACAAAGCCCGCGGCCATGGAAcacaggctgcaggcagggggAAGCACTGGCGTGCTTGTAATAACATCTGTGTCAAAGAGCACTTCCAACTCGTGGCTGTATGTTTACAAAGGTTGACAGAGCAcataacagtgaaaaaatactCGTGGTTAAAAATCACATATCAAAAACATTGATTAAATGCCCTGCAGAGttaactttaaaaatcatttataaGCATAAACAATCAGATCAGGTAAGTAGAACCAATTTGTATTCCAACAcacttgaaacaaaaaaatgaagattacaTCACCCAGTTTCAGCACACCGTATCCCAAGCAACCACAGCAATAAATCACATGCCCAATTCTTTGAAAGGCAAATtgagtgggattttttttaattgttttcaaagAACCAAGTCAACAACAAacaggcagaaataaaatacttcccACACACGGATATGGTGGTTAATTCAACTTCATTCTTGGTAATCACCTTTACAGCAAGCAGTTACCGAAGGCATGGGCTCATTCAGTACCTTGTTACATTGTCATTTCCAACAGATACCATTTATTTATCACTTGTGAGCAAAAATTCATGAAGGAACAGGCTACTTCCTTACTCCAATATCTGACACATATTTGACAATTCAGAgttggaaaaaagcaaaacccaagAGCCAAGGCCATGtcagttcagcagctgctgtgtgactGAGGTAGttcagcagctgcagtcagcacaTTTCCCAGCCTTCTGCTCCTTCAGCTAGTACAGCACTACCTATTTACACTGTAAAACTGACATATTTCAGCAGAAGTGTAGGATGCCTGACAAAAAGGGTTCTGCaaccagcactgagcagagtcCCACAGGACAGTTAAAGGAGTCACCCACTGCAGTTGTTTTCTCATGCTATTCTCGTAGAATCAACACTGCTACCTTTGCTCGGCTTGTGTGTCCATGCTTCAAATTCTTTCAGATGAGCATTACTGCTATGGAGAAGGAAAGCAACACCATTTCACATGGGCAGTTCATATCTGTAGTTTTTGTCCTTAGTAGCAACATCAGAATTCTTCTTCTGCATTTGGAAGACGCAAACTCTTAAATTTCTTGAGTTTCTCAATTGCAGAAGATACCGAAATTTCTCCATGAACTTTGTTGTCTCTTGTTCTCACATTGACAGCATgatttgctttctccttttcaccaACCACTGCAAGATATATCACAAACAATATTAAACTACCTACATTATTGAGTCTAGACAAACCATGCCCAACATCAGAACTTAAATGATATGCAGAAAGACCCTACAGTTACCTAAGATAAAGTTATATTGAGCCAGTTgtgcatttctgattttcttgttGAGTGTGCAGCTCTGATCCAAATCCACATCTGACATAAATCCTGCTTCAAAAAACTCAGTGCAAACCTAAAGAAAGACGTTTACTATTACAGCATATACTTTACGAGATTCCATccaataaataatttataaatataaataatttagcTCTTATGAACATCTGTATTAATGAAATCAACACAATTATTCAAAGAAAACTGCACACACTCTTAAAAGCTTGACAGGACCTTAGTGCTTAGCAATTCCTTGTTAGAAGAAATACAAGTTAACATCCGTATCAAACATTTGCTGATCCTCTCAGACAGCTACACTGCTGAATGCCAAAATGCCTCAgccacagaaagaagaaaaggaagagaaccATTTATGCTTGCACTAAAAGGGGGTGGGAGTTGGTAAGAAGAACTTTGCCTATATCCTAGAAAGCGGGAGAAACCAAGTCTACCCCTACACTTTAAGGGGATAATTCTACAGTGAAACATTTATTAGTATGTAAGGTAAGTAGCTCAGaacatttttcctgtaattattACTGAAGTTTGTACATGGTAACAAAACCCCAAATGTTTTGTTATATTTCCCTTTCTCAGGCTTACACAATTTTAGAgggcatggaaaaaaatgacttgACCCAAAAGCATCTGCTGTATTATTAAAGCATTTACTGCTCGCTCAAGGATGAGTATTTCAGGAGCTACTAAAATTGCCTGCTGCATAAAGCTGTACTCTCACCTGCCGTGCATACTCTTCAGAAGTAGGTCCCACAGGCACAACCATGACCTGCCGTGGAGACAGCCAGAATGGCCTGGCAAACCcaataagaagaaaagataaatgagCATTCTACGTTTTCATTCATATCCACAGAATTGTAAGCTAAGAATGTTGCATGTTACCTTTACACTTTTCAGTTCACATAAAATATCAATCAGACTGAGTCCAATAAAATGGTATGCACAGAACTTTGACCTTCTGTTTGCTTCCTACCAATTTCACAGATTTAAATAGAATTTCAATTCGTCAcataatttctgctttcatttgttaTATAACTTGATAGTACTAGGTGAGTAGTCTCTGCATTTAAAGGTGAGAATTCACTCTTCCTTAATCCTTCAAtctattaaagaagaaatatcttCAGAGCTAACTAGAGATGAAATAGAACAacttacaaattaaaaaaaaaaaataatcacatatCTGGGCTAATTTATGCCTGTGTAAGCATCTACTTTATGTATATTAAGCATCTTccaataaaaaggaagaagtaaagtgcagcacacacacattcaGTTGCAATTCGTATCTCACAGAATTTTTAACCATGAGCTATTAGTAGAACACACAACTGGAACTGCAAAACTAGATTTCATTTCATCTCACCTGCTGTTGAGAAAACCCTAGAGAAATCATTTTGTAAGGTGATGTATGAGACATCAGGGAGGACCTATACTTCCTAACCATGTTGTTAAACATTTCTCAGAATTGTATTTGTGTCACATACCATTTTCCTCCATAATTTTCTGCTAGAATAGCTATCATTCTCTCCACAGATCCCAGAACAGCTCTGTGAATAATCACTGGCCTCTTTTTATCATCTCCATctttgctgaaaaagaaaataatttcaaaaccaCACTTCTCCTAGATCACATACATGCAATCCTACTAATTCTTTTGATTTTACTTATCACAGTAAAAAACCAGTAATTTATACTAAGCAAAAATTGCCACTTGCTACTAAAAATCTACTTCAGAATGAATCATGCTTTTGAAGGAATGCAGAGTAATCAGAATGACTGTGACATAGACACAAGTTCTTAAGCTTTAAAAAGCACACTCTACAATTTGACTCCAAAACTGACAGCTCCTTGtctctgtattttaatattttatgtcaTTCCTCCCTTTTCCACTACGACTTGAACTCGTCGTCTTGCACAGGATTTTATCTGCCCtcattattcatttctttctttaagatACACACCTCtggttatggaaaaaaaaaaaaaggccagcTGCTGTTTCTAATCTTATTTTCTACTGAAGAGCTATGATGTCTACCGAAGAATATGCAGCAGAACCAAAAATAACCAACACCTCCCTCAAACTTTTtgtattatataaaaataaacatcgTAATAAAAACAACCCAGAAGACATGGTTCTAAAATTAACACACTCAGATgataaaatctcttttcttagCTGGAAGTCTAAGTgacattttccttaaaaaactACTTGCATTCGCTTTATGTTCTTCAAGGTCACCTAATTCTATCCaacaaaaagagcaaagcaTTTCCTACTGCAAACATACCATCTCCTCAACGGACGTTTGAATACGAATGCAATGTCCTCAATGACAACACGATGACTAGACTAAAATTAAGAACTGAGCCATATAATCAGTTGCTTACCAGTTTTCTCAAGACAAATAGACAGGTCACCAAGTTCTCCCACAAACAATGGCATTTACAATTGAAGTGAGCTATCGTCATACTGAGAAAAACCTTCAAGTTCTGGACTGAGTCCTCCACTCTCCAGAGATGTTTTCCTTCATAACCCATTGCAGGCTACTTAGATGCAAACTAATAATTTGCTAAGTGAGCAACAGAGCATTAATATAGCTCAGTTTATGAAAATTGCAGATAAGTATTCTATTTGTTCTAGTTAGAAGAGGAAGATAAGTATTTTAATCACTCACCCAACGTAAGTAAGATTAAATCGAATGGGTAGCTGGAAATCAAGTTGGATAGTAGCACACTGATGGTATCTGCCAAGAGCATCTTTGATCTTAATATCAAtctgtgaatcatagaatggcctcggttgaaaaggaccacaatgatcatcggtttcaaccccctgctgtgtgcagggtcaccacccaccagcccaggctgcccagagccacatccagcctggccttgaatgcctccagggatggggcatccacagcctccttgggcaacctgttccagtgcctcaccaccctctgggtgaaaaacttcctccttatatctaacctaaacctcccctgtctcagtttaaaaccatttccccttgtcctatcactatccaccctgttccccctcctgtttataagctcccttctagtactggaaggccacaatgaggtctcccaggagccttctcttctcctaaGAAAGATTACATAGTACATTGTAACTGTATCAGGTTATATCTTGTCTACCTTGTTGTCCATCCTGAAGTTGTATTAAAATATCAATTCACTAACCTTAGGACCATAAAATGCTCCATCTCCTGGATTCAATGTCCACTGTACTCCAAAATTATCCAAGCTGCTTTGAAGTTGCTAATCATGAAACAGGAAGAGTaattacaacaacaaaaccccacaacctTTACAGGTGTACGAGAGCTTTTCATCTGTGTAAAAGTGtaagcatttttctctgaaatactaAGCAACTCAACATGCTGATGACTATCATTCAAACATTTGGTCACTTAtgatattctttaaaataagagTTCCCTATAAGAATCTTTTTATTAatctgagggggaaaaaaaaaatcagttcaagATAAGGGACTCCGTAAAAAATCTAAAATTCCTCATTTTATTTAGAAACCCCACATATTATCCAATTTTTCAACATGCATTTCTATTCAAGATAATATTTAGCATCTGACCTGCACAATTTCACAAATGTCACTGTTCAACATGAAACAATTTAACTAAATATCTACTTCTATAAAACTTTGCAGataacatttatatatatatgtgtgtatcttttaaattattatttattttaaatgtcaaTTACCTTTTCTGCATGATCCCAAATCTCTAATTCTCCTAGATAGTTTTCTGGTCTTGTTGAAAGATGCAATTGGAAGGTAAAGCCAAAGATGGAATAAACTGACTTCAAGAAATCAAGACAGCccttaatttcttcttcaatcttaaatgtaaacaaaagaaattatttgaaaaataaaacacagtatttttatgatttattcACATCAGAATCTAATTGAATTTGCTGAACTCACTACCAGAGCTAAAAGGCCACTACATAACAACCATCATGTATGAAAATGGGAGGgagaaatgaaggaggaaaaatattttgccttttgtaATTTACTTGCCTGATATATCAATCTTACTCAAGGGAAAACTCCTACACAAAGATCCCATTCTGCAATTCATATCAATAacattttaagttattttaagggattttaagttttattctttttatgtaAGTATTTTactccaaaggaaaaagaaaattacagcaCTGCTATTCGAGACTTCTAACAAAATAACTTCAAGAGGCTACTGATGAGCATTACTGCAGAAGATTAAGAAATATGAAGTATCAGGTGATTAAGTAGAAAATGCCTACATctaaaaaaaagcactgaaaacagcattatGCTAGAAAACACAATAGGAAAACTTGGAGTGAAAATACTTGTAtgagttttactttttttttttttttttttaagtgtcagTTTGAGttggtgagattttttttttacctgttctATTGTACAGAAGATGTGAGCATCATCTTGTTGGAAGCGCCTCACACGAGTCAAGCCACTTAAAGTGCCAGAGAGTTCATTTCGGTGAAGCACTCCAAAATCTGCAAGTCTCAGAGGCATTTCCCTCCAGGACCGTGGACGATGAGCAAACATCAAACTAGAAGGAACACGAACCTTGCTTTTATCATTCTTGCAGAAGATTTAAGTCAGTACATAAACTAGCAGTTAATATAGACGGTAATTTCACTGCTAAGCATTTATTCATTCAGACTGCCCATGTTCTAAAAGGCAGGTAAATGGAGAGCACAAGGCACTCAAAAAGCCTTGCTAGAGCCCACCtagaaaaaagcaacactgagaATAAGAATCAGAGTTTTTGATACGCTGCATCTGAAGCCTCAATCTAATCGACATTACTCCTATTTGCTACTGGTACAGGCTAATATCGATACACACAAATCTAGCTACTTAGTCTAGACTTATTGAAAGACCCTCCTACAAGAGTTTTATTTGGTCCGCTTTGGGATGCTGCCAGGGAGCTCTCTAAAATCCTAGCTGCTCAGCAGTCTACTGCACACACAAATGATGGGTATTGACACCACGTTTCTTTCTCCTCAGCCTCACAAGGgataaaaacagtgaagaaagaagGCTTTCAGTTGAAAATACAAACCAGTGTCCTGGACAGTTCATTGGTTTAAGTGCGAAAGTTTCTTTCTCTACTTCAAAAGAGAACATATTTTCACTGTAGTGCTGCCAGTGCCCAGAAGTTTCCCAGAGTTTACTGTTGAAGATGTTTGGAGATACAACTTCAGTAAAATTACGCCTGTGATACTCCTCCTGTAAAACAAATCAAACGTTTACAAGATGATATAGAAAGCTGTAAGCaatattctgattttcttacttttaaaaaaactgttttcttactACGGCACTTTACTGGGGAAGTAAACTATGCATGAAGGCTTTACATAACTGTAAAACATGTCAGTTAAGAACACTTTCATCTGTCCTATTTTGGAAAAAGGTTAAATGTGTATGATCTTGGTGAAAATGGCATGTGCTTACATACATAGACCCATCTCTCCCTGAGAACAGCTCAGTGCTACAAACAGCACATCCCTCGAGATCAACAGAAAGCATTAAGCATGTCAATACTCACTCGTATGAAATCTGTGAGTGTATTATAAAGAAAGGCACCTCGggggaggaaaaagcagcttcCAGGACTCAAATCATGAAAGAAGAAGAGTTCTTGCTCCTATGTAAATATAAAACAGAATTCTGTAACATCATTTCAGATCTCTCTCTTGTAGTTACCTGCAGAAAATGAGTATTTCACACGCTGAGACTTAACAAAAATGGAAGAATACAGTAACAAGATGATCTAACACAGTAACAAGATGATTTCTAAAAGTTAACAATTTCTCAACAACAGATGTTAATTTCTCTCCAGTTCTTACTCTTAGAAGTCTGTGTATGACTGGTAGCCCACTTAACTCAGTGGCTAAATAGATATTTCCTCAAAAACTTGATGCCTGAAGTAATCTTACCATTAGCAACCAATGCAATTACACATATACCCATCACATCTGATGGCTGACAGCTGAAGTTTATCAGCTGGTCATTCTTCAACAGAATTATCTCAAATACAAACTTAGAAGTGTGGCTCTGGTACATCTTAAGAGTACCAGTAGCCTCTTACATTTATTAGATACTAGATAcatagataatttttttttatagtagataatttagttttgaaaatgaaaataaataatcatcAAGTACTGTACAAACATTCAAGTCTTAGCGGGTTAattgaaacaaacacaaacacttcAGCAAAGATCATCTGCCACTCCTATCCTTTGTCAGTTTTCTGTAAGTTTCTCGTTGACTCTTCTTCTGAGTCACCCCAGTTGTTCATTACTGCTTACGAAGGCAGCCCATATTTGTGTTTTGGCACCTACCAACAAGTAACCAGATGTTCACATCAACATCCTGCTGGCTACTGATGCTAATCTTCGTTTAACACTTCAGTGTTTCAAATGAATGCCCCTCTGTTTTCAACTGTATATCACCCATTGTGTCTTAAAACAACCACAAGGCAATTTATCTTCTTTCAAATACTCTCCTTCTAACTacactttttactttttttttttttttttttttttttttttttttttttacaaagggACATCAGAGGTAACTGCAAATACATGGCTCCTTTGTAGAGCCACATGGCCAATGCTCAGTCACAATCCTTGCCTGTGTCATACCAATGTCTTCACAGTTAAACTCAATTTAACACTAAATCTTCTCATTTTAACCTAGTAGAGGTATGTATTACTTCCTCACTTGCACCTATAAAAAGTATTACCAAAATATCATTCATAAAATTTTCAATAATTTCTCCCTTCTACGAAAAATGCAGCGTTTTATGTAGGATCTCAAAATATCCTACATCAAAAATGTTGATAAATACCTCCCCAAGCCCAGGGACTACCTCCCAATTTATTCCCAATGTTAGTTCAGCATTTGTAAGCAACTGATGAGCCAAATTTGTTTAAACgaaattttgaaatgtaaagTAGACTGTAAGATAAATGCATAGAACAGGTTCCCATTCAAATTAccctaaaaagaagaaagggaaaaacaaacaaacaaacaaaaaaaaacaacgaagAGAATGAATCCTATTGCAGTAGCACAAAAGAGAAGCAGACCATAGAAGAGCACACCTTTCCAATTTTCCTATGATCTCGGTTTCTAGCTTCTTCCTGGAATTTTTCCCATTCCTTCATCATTTTGTTATCAGGGAAGGATATTCCATAGATTCGCTGCAGAGTTTCCATGTCAGCTTTTCCTTCCCAGTACGTAGAGGAATTCTGATGGACAAAACCCATAGCTGAGGATAAGTACTGTTATACTCTCAGCAAGAGGAAGAATAGATGTTAATGCATTTGAATGTTACGGCTTTTAACTTGGTAAAAGAATTACATGCAGTCATccagcatttatttatattacagaTACTCGCACGGCCTTTTAGTCAGTATGCTTAGTGCAGTAGGTATAAACAAGAGTCACTAGTCAagtcatatttattttacttaggTCCTGTATTCTAACTCAAACCACGTGTTATCTCTTGTTAAAGttcaaaacaacacaaaagatAAACATGgaagtcaaaaagaaaatgactctCTCAGTTAAATCCTAGCTTTCTGACAAGCCAAACACTTAATCCATAGACTTCAGTCAGGAAGTCAGCATAAGCAAATATAACAAATGTCCCAGTGAGGACAGCCTGACAACAACATCAGAATCAGCATCTGCAACTAACTTAAACTGCATCGTTCTTGTCAGctattccatttttaaaaagccaataactaaaaatcataaaaccaggACATTTACAGACCTGCCACTGCCCACTTTACCTCCTACACCTGAAGGACTCCTCCTTACAAGGTCAAAACACTACTTTCTGATCCAATTTACATCTTGGAAGTTATTTTTACCAGAGAATGGAGGGAACGTGCATAATGCATGGACAGAACGGCACAAAGATGTGACAGCCACTACAAAGCCCGACCACaacagctgcactgcacagtgcaATGCTCTGAAGATACCAGCACAACAATACAGCAGCACTGTCACATTAGGTCAGCCACATTAACTTCTCCACTGTGCATGGGATAGCTAGTTCCACACCACTACTGTGAGTGTGTTTGCTCTGCTCCTCATTATACTCATAGAGTTCAACTGCACTAACaccacaattaaaaaaaaagatgctatcAGTTTCCACTGATGATTGCTGTGATGGTCAACAATAAGTAGGCCTTGGAAATGGACGAAGGAGGAAAGTCAGTAGTTCTGTTTggtaagaaagaggaaataaatgaggGACTATTTTTAGagtaagcaaaaaaaacaatccaGGGGACCTTGTCACTTCAGGAAAAATAGATAAAGAAATCAACTGACCAGCTTATGGCAGCTAGGATTTAACATGTGCTTTATTTAAACTTACCTTAAATATTTTAAGGGCCTTGATTTTCCCAGTGTGTCTCACATGTGGGCCCCTGCAGAGATCGATCAGTGGACCACATCTAAACACCAAAAGAATGAAagtgtttatttcaaaatagtccagcattttaaaatacagtcaCTAATGACATACAGGGTATTGCTTTACATGCTCAAATAATTAATAAGTACCTATATATGGAATACTCAGCAAATCTGTGCATCCTAAACCTAACTGCGTCTGGTACTTGAAGCAGGATATTCACTTGGTCAACACTCATCACATTTGATGCGTTACCAGAACCACAGTATTATACACAGCAATTCACATATTTCCATatgtaaattcattttaaattgctcAGGGAATCTC
This Lagopus muta isolate bLagMut1 chromosome 10, bLagMut1 primary, whole genome shotgun sequence DNA region includes the following protein-coding sequences:
- the LOC125698119 gene encoding threonine--tRNA ligase 1, cytoplasmic-like translates to MAAVEAAARRVSRQEQELCRLAAEVGRLKERDASCCAEGCSPELLRLRAENEKLRYRLLHLRRSLEAELARAAPAEPRAGSEEASTERPAVVVDQKEKEVISGSKSELQCEPSFIEDRLKLYETLKKEHDALLAFRAANETKPIKITLTDGKIADGESWKTTPYQLAGGISQGLASNAVIAKVNGELWDLDRPLEGDCTLELLTFDDEEAQAVYWHSSAHILGEAMEGFYGGCLCYGPPIENGFYYDMYIEDRGVSSTEFPALENRCKNIIKEKQPFERLEVKKEILLDMFKYNKFKCRILNEKVNTPTTTVYRCGPLIDLCRGPHVRHTGKIKALKIFKNSSTYWEGKADMETLQRIYGISFPDNKMMKEWEKFQEEARNRDHRKIGKEQELFFFHDLSPGSCFFLPRGAFLYNTLTDFIREEYHRRNFTEVVSPNIFNSKLWETSGHWQHYSENMFSFEVEKETFALKPMNCPGHCLMFAHRPRSWREMPLRLADFGVLHRNELSGTLSGLTRVRRFQQDDAHIFCTIEQIEEEIKGCLDFLKSVYSIFGFTFQLHLSTRPENYLGELEIWDHAEKQLQSSLDNFGVQWTLNPGDGAFYGPKIDIKIKDALGRYHQCATIQLDFQLPIRFNLTYVGKDGDDKKRPVIIHRAVLGSVERMIAILAENYGGKWPFWLSPRQVMVVPVGPTSEEYARQVCTEFFEAGFMSDVDLDQSCTLNKKIRNAQLAQYNFILVVGEKEKANHAVNVRTRDNKVHGEISVSSAIEKLKKFKSLRLPNAEEEF